Below is a genomic region from Neisseria zoodegmatis.
AAAGCGGCAGCACACGAAATAGAAAACGACTATTTTTACATCAACGAAATTTTATTTACGCCGGAGCGTTAGCCGGCAAGCTTTCATGCTCACCAATATTCAACAATCGGTTTGACAGCATGATGTTTGTGCACAATTCAAACAAAAGCCGACACTATCCAACACTTTAAGGCCGTCTGAAAAACTTTTAGCGAAACCCGCAAGCCCGTTTTCAGACGGCCTTACTACTGCATCTTCATTGAAATATTACCGATTGTAGGTAAATCAACCCAACCTATCCCAAAGGCTGAAACTGTAAAAAATAATTCAGGTACAATGCGCCTTTTCTTTATCACACTGAAACATTATGTTGAAAATCATCTCCGCCAATGTGAACGGCATCCGTTCCGCTTATAAAAAGGGCTTCCACGAATACATCGCCGCGTCGGGCGCCGACATCGTTTGCGTGCAGGAATTGAAAGCGCAAGAGCCGGATTTGTCGGACGATATGAAAAATCCGCACGGTATGTATGGCGTATGGCATTGCGCCGAAAAACGCGGTTACAGCGGCGTGGCGATATACAGCAAGCAACGCCCGGACAATGTGCAAATCGGCATGGGCATTGAAGAATTCGACAGCGAGGGCCGTTTCGTGCGCGCCGATTTCGGCAAATTGAGCGTGATTTCGCTTTATCTGCCCAGCGGCACCAGCGCGCCGGAACGGCAGGAATTGAAATACCGCTTTTTGGATGCGTTTTATCCCATGTTGGCCGAGATGAAAGCGGAAGGCCGCGATATCGTGGTGTGCGGCGATTGGAACATCGCCCATCAAAACATCGACTTGAAAAACTGGAAAGGCAATCAGAAAAATTCGGGCTTTCTGCCGGAAGAACGCGCATGGATAGGCAAAGTGATTGCCGACTTGGGCTGGGTGGATATGTGGCGCACACTGTATCCCGAAGTGCCCGGCTACACTTGGTGGAGCAACCGCGGGCAGGCGTATGCGAAGGATGTGGGGTGGCGTATCGACTACCACATGGTCACGCCCGAGCTGGCGGCCAAAGCGGTGGAAGCGCATGTGTATAAAGAAGAAAAATTTTCCGATCATGCGCCTTTGGTTGTCGCATACGATTATTCGGTCTAACAAAAACTTCTCCGGGCAATGATTCGCGATAAGCCTTGAGGCCGTCTGAAAACATCATTGCCCGCACGGATACGGAAAACATCATGAAAGCATTTCTCGCCAAACATGCTGCTTGGCTTACCGACCAAGCCTTGTGCCTGTTTGTATCGTTTATGACCGGCGTGCGCCCTAAAGCGCCCCGCAGCCTGTCGTTTACGCCCGCTAAAAAAGTGTATTACGCCAACCACGGCAGCCACGGAGATTTTGTGCTGGTGTGGATTTCGCTGCCACGCTTATGGCGGATGTGCGTGCGCCCCGTGGCGGGTGCCGATTACTGGCTGAGCAATAAAATCAAACGTTTTATCATCAATAATGTTTTCAATGCACTCTTGATCGACCGCGATGGCAGCGACCCGCAGCAAGTGGTCGCGCAAATGAGCGAGGCGCTGCAAAACGGCGATTCTTTGATTATTTTCCCCGAAGGCACACGCAATGTGGATGACGACTTGGTGCTGCTGCCGTTTAAAAGCGGCATCTATCATCTCGCCTGCGCCAATCCTGATGTGAGCTTTATTCCGATGTGGATCAACAACATCAACCATGTGCTGCCCAAAGGCAAAATCCTGCCCGTACCTCTATTGTGCGACGTCAACATAGGCGAGGAAATCCGCTTGGCGGGCAACGAAAGCAAAGAAGCGTTTCTACTGCGCGCACGCCATGCCCTGCTTGCATTGGCGCCGTCTGAAAAACAGCAAAAAGCCGCCCGACAGGAGGATATCGTATGAACCTCTTCGCAACCCAGCCCCACGCTTCGGCCATACCTTTGCAGGCGGGCTATATTTTTATCGGGGTGTTTGCCGTATTGCTGGCGGCGAGTTTTGTCGGACAATGGCTCAAGCGCAAAAAAGGCCGCAACAATCCGACGATTTCCAACCTCAACGCCCGCGTGTACGCTTGGTGGGTGATGACTTTGGTGCTGTTGTTGGCTTTTTGGTTCGGCAAAGTCGGCACCGTGATTCTGTTTCTGCTGATTTCGTTTGCCGCCCTGCGCGAGTTTCTCACGCTGGTTTACCAGCGCAGCAGCGATTACAACGTGATGGTGGCATGCTTCTATTTACTGCTGCCCATCCAATATTATTTTGTGCTGACCGAATGGTACGGCATGTTTTCGATTTTCATCCCGGTGTACGGCTTTCTGCTGCTGCCGATTATTGCCAGCTTGAGCGGCCGAACCGAGCACTTTTTAGAGCGGACGGCCAAAACGCAATGGGCAGCGATGGTGTCGATATTCTGTTTATCGCATGTTCCCGCCTTGCTAAACCTGCATTTGGACGGCTTTCCCCACGGTCAAAACGTACTCTTGCTGATCTTTATGATCGCCGTGGTGCAATCAAGCGACGTGCTGCAATATGTATGGGGCAAAACTTTGGGCAAACGCAAAATCATGCCCACACTTTCCCCGTCTAAAACCGTGGCCGGCACGGTAGGCGGCATTGCGTCGGCCACCCTGATTGCCGTGCTGCTCTCGCCGATTACGCCGTTTTCTCCCTTTCAAGCCGGGCTGATCGGGCTGGTGTTGTGCCTGATGGGCTTTTTCGGCGGACTGGTGATGTCAGCCATCAAACGCGATTACGGCGTGAAAGACTGGGGCAACATGATTCAAGGGCACGGCGGCATGCTCGACCGCGTCGATTCGATTTGCTTCGCCGCACCGGTGTTTTTCCATATCGTTCGCTATTTTTGGCACGGCTGAAACCGCTGCCGCAGCTGCTTGAGGCCGTCTGAAACCTTTCAGACGGCCTTTCATCTGATTTCGGTTTCATCACAAAATAATTTCCGTTATATTCGGGGCTTTACTGGTTACACCTTCCACAACAAGAGGAGAAAAACATGCCTGCCGTTCCCTTCCGCTTTTCCGCTTTGGCACTTGCCGCCTTTTTGCTCGCCGCCTGCGGAAACCAAGAAAGCAGCGCACCGCAAACTGCCGCTCCCGCTGCAGAAAA
It encodes:
- a CDS encoding phosphatidate cytidylyltransferase, which produces MNLFATQPHASAIPLQAGYIFIGVFAVLLAASFVGQWLKRKKGRNNPTISNLNARVYAWWVMTLVLLLAFWFGKVGTVILFLLISFAALREFLTLVYQRSSDYNVMVACFYLLLPIQYYFVLTEWYGMFSIFIPVYGFLLLPIIASLSGRTEHFLERTAKTQWAAMVSIFCLSHVPALLNLHLDGFPHGQNVLLLIFMIAVVQSSDVLQYVWGKTLGKRKIMPTLSPSKTVAGTVGGIASATLIAVLLSPITPFSPFQAGLIGLVLCLMGFFGGLVMSAIKRDYGVKDWGNMIQGHGGMLDRVDSICFAAPVFFHIVRYFWHG
- a CDS encoding lysophospholipid acyltransferase family protein; this encodes MKAFLAKHAAWLTDQALCLFVSFMTGVRPKAPRSLSFTPAKKVYYANHGSHGDFVLVWISLPRLWRMCVRPVAGADYWLSNKIKRFIINNVFNALLIDRDGSDPQQVVAQMSEALQNGDSLIIFPEGTRNVDDDLVLLPFKSGIYHLACANPDVSFIPMWINNINHVLPKGKILPVPLLCDVNIGEEIRLAGNESKEAFLLRARHALLALAPSEKQQKAARQEDIV
- a CDS encoding exodeoxyribonuclease III; the protein is MLKIISANVNGIRSAYKKGFHEYIAASGADIVCVQELKAQEPDLSDDMKNPHGMYGVWHCAEKRGYSGVAIYSKQRPDNVQIGMGIEEFDSEGRFVRADFGKLSVISLYLPSGTSAPERQELKYRFLDAFYPMLAEMKAEGRDIVVCGDWNIAHQNIDLKNWKGNQKNSGFLPEERAWIGKVIADLGWVDMWRTLYPEVPGYTWWSNRGQAYAKDVGWRIDYHMVTPELAAKAVEAHVYKEEKFSDHAPLVVAYDYSV